In Carya illinoinensis cultivar Pawnee chromosome 6, C.illinoinensisPawnee_v1, whole genome shotgun sequence, a single genomic region encodes these proteins:
- the LOC122313062 gene encoding uncharacterized protein LOC122313062 — protein MSLRIKAVVDKFVQELKEALDADIQDRIMKEREMQSYIQEREREVAEREAAWKAELSRREAEIARQEARLKMEKENLEKEKSVLMGTASNQDNQDGALEITVSGEKYRCLRFAKAKK, from the exons ATGTCTTTGAGAATTAAGGCGGTGGTGGACAAGTTCGTGCAGGAGCTGAAGGAAGCACTGGATGCGGATATTCAGGACAGAATcatgaaggagagagagatgcaGAGCTACATCCAGGAGCGCGAACGCGAAGTCGCGGAGCGCGAAGCCGCTTGGAAGGCTGAGCTTTCTCGTCgcgag GCAGAAATTGCCCGACAAGAAGCGAGGCtgaagatggagaaagaaaatcttGAGAAAGAGAAAAGTGTCCTAATGGGAACTGCATCAAATCAAGACAATCAAGATGGAGCTCTTGAAATCACTGTAAGCGGTGAAAAGTATCGATGCCTCAGGTTTGCGAAGGCAAAAAAGTGA
- the LOC122313061 gene encoding aminoacylase-1-like isoform X2 gives MELHCRTAVYCCYFVTILLVLLSITSTKAEAEEDPSSIISRFQQYLQINTAHPHPHYSQAADFILSQAQSLSLETRTLEFVQGKPLIFLKWPGSDPDLPSILLNSHTDVVTVEQEKWSHPPFGAHIDRQGNIYARGSQDMKCVGMQYLEAIRKLKASGFQPVRSVYLSFVPDEEIGGRDGAEKFAASDAFKNLNVGIVLDEGLASPNENYRMFYAERRAWPLVIRATGQPGHGAKLYDNTAMENLLRSIESVRRFRASQFDLVKAGLKAEGEVISVNMGFVMNLQPSEAEAGFDIRVPPTADPEPLERRIAEEWAPASRNMTFELRRFKQKVSLHAKFGKPVLNVTDISNPWWTLLEEAVRKANGKLGQPEIFPASTDARQFRQQGLPAIGFSPMANTPILLHDHDEFLNQDEYLKGIDVYGSIIKAYASYIDHTRKEAPRDEL, from the exons ATGGAACTCCATTGCAGAACCGCCGTTTACTGCTGCTACTTCGTTACCATACTACTAGTGTTACTCTCAATAACGTCAACAAAAGCAGAAGCCGAAGAAGACCCATCATCGATCATATCAAGATTCCAACAGTACCTTCAAATCAATACAGCCCATCCTCATCCCCACTACAGTCAAGCGGCCGATTTCATCCTCTCCCAAGCCCAATCTCTTTCTCTTGAAACCCGGACCCTGGAATTCGTCCAGGGCAAGCCTCTCATCTTTCTCAAGTGGCCGGGCTCTGATCCGGACCTCCCATCTATTCTCCTCAACTCCCACACCGACGTCGTTACAGTTGAGCAGGAGAAATGGTCCCACCCTCCGTTCGGGGCCCACATCGATCGGCAGGGCAACATCTACGCCAGAGGGTCCCAGGACATGAAGTGTGTCGGCATGCAGTACCTCGAGGCCATTCGCAAGCTGAAGGCTTCTGGGTTCCAGCCCGTTCGATCTGTCTACCTGTCTTTCGTGCCGGACGAGGAGATTGGTGGCCGTGATGGTGCCGAGAAGTTTGCGGCTTCCGATGCCTTCAAGAACTTGAACGTGGGCATCGTACTCGACGAAG GTTTGGCTTCTCCCAATGAGAATTACAGGATGTTTTATGCGGAACGACGCGCATGGCCGCTCGTTATTAGGGCTACTGGACAACCAGGCCATGGGGCAAAGTTGTACGACAACACAGCCATGGAAAATCTGTTGAGAAGCATTGAGAGTGTGAGGAGGTTTCGGGCTTCGCAGTTTGATCTGGTGAAGGCAGGCTTGAAGGCTGAGGGCGAGGTGATTTCGGTTAACATG GGTTTCGTTATGAATTTGCAGCCATCTGAAGCAGAAGCGGGTTTCGATATTCGAGTGCCTCCAACAGCTGATCCAGAACCTCTGGAAAGGCGGATTGCTGAAGAATGGGCACCTGCTTCGCGCAATATGACATTCGAG CTAAGGCGGTTTAAGCAGAAGGTTTCTTTGCATGCTAAGTTTGGTAAGCCAGTCCTCAACGTGACCGACATTTCAAACCCCTGGTGGACGCTACTAGAAGAAGCTGTAAGAAAAGCTAATGGTAAACTTGGTCAGCCAGAAATCTTTCCTGCCTCTACAGATGCTCGCCAATTTCGGCAACAAGGCTTGCCAGCAATTGGCTTCTCTCCTATGGCAAATACTCCTATTCTTCTACATGATCACGATGAG TTTCTAAACCAAGACGAGTATTTGAAAGGAATTGATGTCTATGGATCAATAATTAAAGCTTATGCATCTTACATTGATCATACAAGAAAGGAAGCCCCCAGAGATGAGTTGTAA
- the LOC122313060 gene encoding uncharacterized protein LOC122313060 isoform X2: MAIAKQANTEREMERIQELEWMKLCMKKLALWLTRTFNPIMTHDDLEPLMATLGFVALPPSPPHPASTPWKEYLFTAGASFSTSLDSADSPPKPRLPFPRIDGLHVNTYKDFLDAVNFYINMPNISDLFHVSFLSLLSQTNDAARGKPRTDRKPPENRRSRYGWLFSSPSTGYGQSVHRFPSQRSAAVLPKNRAEPVGFHPYS; this comes from the exons ATGGCTATAGCCAAGCAAGccaacacagagagagagatggagagaatACAAGAGCTGGAGTGGATGAAACTGTGTATGAAGAAACTCGCCCTTTGGCTCACCAGGACCTTCAACCCTATCATGACTCACGACGATCTCGAGCCCCTCATGGCCACCCTTGGTTTCGTcgccctccctccctctcctccCCACCCCGCTTCCACTCCCTGGAAGGAATACCTCTTCACCGCCGGCGCAAGTTTCTCGACTTCTTTGGATTCTGCCGACTCACCGCCCAAGCCCAGGCTTCCCTTCCCCAGAATTGACGGCCTCCACGTCAACACCTACAAGGACTTCCTCGACGCCGTTAACTTCTACATCAACATGCCCAACATCTCCGATCTTTTCCATGTCAG ctttctctctctactctctcagacGAACGATGCCGCCAGAGGGAAACCGAGAACCGACCGTAAACCGCCAGAGAACCGCCGGAGTCGATACGGCTGGTTATTCTCCTCCCCGTCAACCGGTTACGGTCAGTCCGTCCACCGTTTTCCCTCTCAAAGGTCGGCGGCGGTTCTGCCCAAAAACCGCGCCGAAccggtcggttttcacccctactcCTAA
- the LOC122312756 gene encoding protein FAR-RED IMPAIRED RESPONSE 1-like, whose amino-acid sequence MPPYNQYQSSSNPEDFRQETLPASMTPNSVESEFEENVGSYYDANEMFFDINEDLEGSTVVPDDEVQVDPPRSGMEFDSEKELIAYHKQYAKQEGFGVRTQRTKRDDDGRPVYLTIGCAHGGKYYPKPNTNILKPRATTKTGCKVKVNATLNCHEKWVLTTIENSHNHITLSPKKSRLFRSHKHLDEYSQMILELNDRVGIRMHRNFYSLVVDAGCYENLAFQEKDCRNYIDKARYLRLGKGGSDALNEYFKRMRYQNDGFVSYMDMDDDGRLRNVFWADVQ is encoded by the exons ATGCCACCTTATAATCAGTACCAGTCGTCAAGTAATCCGGAAGACTTCAGGCAAGAAACGCTTCCCGCGTCAATGACACCAAATAGTGTAGAATCTgagtttgaagaaaatgttggaaGTTATTATGATGCCAATG AAATGTTCTTTGACATAAATGAAGATTTAGAGGGTAGCACTGTTGTCCCGGATGATGAGGTACAAGTTGATCCACCAAGATCCGGTATGGAGTTTGACAGTGAGAAAGAGCTTATTGCCTACCATAAGCAGTATGCCAAGCAAGAGGGTTTTGGCGTAAGGACACAAAGGACTAAAagagatgatgatgggaggCCTGTATATCTGACTATTGGTTGTGCCCATGGTGGAAAGTACTATCCGAAGCCAAACACTAATATCTTGAAGCCACGAGCAACAACTAAAACAGGTTGTAAGGTGAAGGTAAATGCAACGTTGAACTGTCATGAGAAATGGGTTTTGACTACTATAGAGAATTCTCACAACCATATTACTTTGAGCCCCAAGAAAAGTAGACTATTTCGATCGCACAAGCATCTAGATGAATATAGTCAAATGATCCTCGAGCTGAATGATAGAGTTGGTATACGAATGCACAGGAACTTTTATTCTCTTGTTGTTGACGCGGGGTGTTATGAGAATCTGGCTTTTCAAGAGAAAGATTGTAGGAATTATATTGACAAAGCTAGATATTTAAGGTTGGGTAAAGGAGGTAGCGATGCACTTAATGAATATTTCAAGAGAATGAGATATCAGAACGATGGATTTGTTTCTTACATGGACATGGATGATGATGGAAGGCTACGAAATGTGTTTTGGGCTGATGTGCAATGA
- the LOC122314073 gene encoding expansin-A20-like produces MGALQATVFFLILLKACDVVDAEDDEWKTATATYSKETDGSIITEGACGYGDLHKTSYGKHSAGLSSILFNKGSSCGACYELRCVDHILWCLQGSPSVILTATDFCPPNYGLSADYGGWCNFPKQHFEMSEAAFAEIAERKADKVPVQYRRVKCERRGGLRFSLSGNSRFFQVLITNVGLDGEVVAVKVKGSRTGWIPMGRNWGQNWQCNINLKGQPISFEVTASSGRTLASYAVAPANWQFGQTFEGKQFK; encoded by the exons ATGGGTGCTCTTCAAGCTACAGTTTTCTTCTTGATTCTACTGAAAGCATGCGACGTTGTTGACGCCGAGGATGATGAATGGAAGACTGCTACTGCAACATACTCCAAAGAAACAGACGGGTCGATCATTACAG AAGGAGCTTGTGGTTATGGAGACCTCCACAAGACGAGTTATGGGAAGCACAGTGCTGGCCTGAGTTCCATATTGTTCAACAAGGGGAGTTCTTGTGGCGCTTGCTATGAGCTGAGATGTGTTGACCACATATTGTGGTGCCTGCAGGGAAGCCCATCTGTTATTCTCACTGCTACAGATTTCTGCCCTCCCAATTATGGGCTCTCAGCCGATTATGGTGGCTGGTGCAATTTCCCCAAACAACACTTTGAAATGTCGGAGGCAGCATTTGCTGAAATTGCAGAGAGAAAAGCTGATAAAGTTCCAGTCCAGTACAGGAG GGTGAAGTGTGAAAGAAGGGGTGGGCTGAGATTCAGTCTCAGTGGAAATTCACGCTTCTTTCAAGTTCTTATCACCAATGTAGGTTTGGATGGTGAAGTTGTTGCTGTGAAAGTGAAGGGATCAAGAACGGGATGGATACCTATGGGAAGAAATTGGGGACAAAACTGGCAGTGCAATATCAATCTCAAAGGACAGCCTATATCTTTTGAGGTGACCGCCAGCAGCGGCAGAACACTCGCATCTTACGCTGTTGCTCCAGCAAATTGGCAGTtcggacagacatttgaaggGAAACAGTTCAAGTAA
- the LOC122313061 gene encoding aminoacylase-1-like isoform X1, with translation MELHCRTAVYCCYFVTILLVLLSITSTKAEAEEDPSSIISRFQQYLQINTAHPHPHYSQAADFILSQAQSLSLETRTLEFVQGKPLIFLKWPGSDPDLPSILLNSHTDVVTVEQEKWSHPPFGAHIDRQGNIYARGSQDMKCVGMQYLEAIRKLKASGFQPVRSVYLSFVPDEEIGGRDGAEKFAASDAFKNLNVGIVLDEGLASPNENYRMFYAERRAWPLVIRATGQPGHGAKLYDNTAMENLLRSIESVRRFRASQFDLVKAGLKAEGEVISVNMVFLKAGTPSPTGFVMNLQPSEAEAGFDIRVPPTADPEPLERRIAEEWAPASRNMTFELRRFKQKVSLHAKFGKPVLNVTDISNPWWTLLEEAVRKANGKLGQPEIFPASTDARQFRQQGLPAIGFSPMANTPILLHDHDEFLNQDEYLKGIDVYGSIIKAYASYIDHTRKEAPRDEL, from the exons ATGGAACTCCATTGCAGAACCGCCGTTTACTGCTGCTACTTCGTTACCATACTACTAGTGTTACTCTCAATAACGTCAACAAAAGCAGAAGCCGAAGAAGACCCATCATCGATCATATCAAGATTCCAACAGTACCTTCAAATCAATACAGCCCATCCTCATCCCCACTACAGTCAAGCGGCCGATTTCATCCTCTCCCAAGCCCAATCTCTTTCTCTTGAAACCCGGACCCTGGAATTCGTCCAGGGCAAGCCTCTCATCTTTCTCAAGTGGCCGGGCTCTGATCCGGACCTCCCATCTATTCTCCTCAACTCCCACACCGACGTCGTTACAGTTGAGCAGGAGAAATGGTCCCACCCTCCGTTCGGGGCCCACATCGATCGGCAGGGCAACATCTACGCCAGAGGGTCCCAGGACATGAAGTGTGTCGGCATGCAGTACCTCGAGGCCATTCGCAAGCTGAAGGCTTCTGGGTTCCAGCCCGTTCGATCTGTCTACCTGTCTTTCGTGCCGGACGAGGAGATTGGTGGCCGTGATGGTGCCGAGAAGTTTGCGGCTTCCGATGCCTTCAAGAACTTGAACGTGGGCATCGTACTCGACGAAG GTTTGGCTTCTCCCAATGAGAATTACAGGATGTTTTATGCGGAACGACGCGCATGGCCGCTCGTTATTAGGGCTACTGGACAACCAGGCCATGGGGCAAAGTTGTACGACAACACAGCCATGGAAAATCTGTTGAGAAGCATTGAGAGTGTGAGGAGGTTTCGGGCTTCGCAGTTTGATCTGGTGAAGGCAGGCTTGAAGGCTGAGGGCGAGGTGATTTCGGTTAACATGGTATTTTTGAAGGCGGGAACGCCATCTCCAACT GGTTTCGTTATGAATTTGCAGCCATCTGAAGCAGAAGCGGGTTTCGATATTCGAGTGCCTCCAACAGCTGATCCAGAACCTCTGGAAAGGCGGATTGCTGAAGAATGGGCACCTGCTTCGCGCAATATGACATTCGAG CTAAGGCGGTTTAAGCAGAAGGTTTCTTTGCATGCTAAGTTTGGTAAGCCAGTCCTCAACGTGACCGACATTTCAAACCCCTGGTGGACGCTACTAGAAGAAGCTGTAAGAAAAGCTAATGGTAAACTTGGTCAGCCAGAAATCTTTCCTGCCTCTACAGATGCTCGCCAATTTCGGCAACAAGGCTTGCCAGCAATTGGCTTCTCTCCTATGGCAAATACTCCTATTCTTCTACATGATCACGATGAG TTTCTAAACCAAGACGAGTATTTGAAAGGAATTGATGTCTATGGATCAATAATTAAAGCTTATGCATCTTACATTGATCATACAAGAAAGGAAGCCCCCAGAGATGAGTTGTAA
- the LOC122313060 gene encoding uncharacterized protein LOC122313060 isoform X1, whose protein sequence is MAIAKQANTEREMERIQELEWMKLCMKKLALWLTRTFNPIMTHDDLEPLMATLGFVALPPSPPHPASTPWKEYLFTAGASFSTSLDSADSPPKPRLPFPRIDGLHVNTYKDFLDAVNFYINMPNISDLFHVRGMPLNTTDDRNKKWRRMSDDESVFVYRDGTLEQPQGTTHNSDQDSNGSNRATGNCNSVIRSKGNGNTPAICLVSLKDIIQIL, encoded by the exons ATGGCTATAGCCAAGCAAGccaacacagagagagagatggagagaatACAAGAGCTGGAGTGGATGAAACTGTGTATGAAGAAACTCGCCCTTTGGCTCACCAGGACCTTCAACCCTATCATGACTCACGACGATCTCGAGCCCCTCATGGCCACCCTTGGTTTCGTcgccctccctccctctcctccCCACCCCGCTTCCACTCCCTGGAAGGAATACCTCTTCACCGCCGGCGCAAGTTTCTCGACTTCTTTGGATTCTGCCGACTCACCGCCCAAGCCCAGGCTTCCCTTCCCCAGAATTGACGGCCTCCACGTCAACACCTACAAGGACTTCCTCGACGCCGTTAACTTCTACATCAACATGCCCAACATCTCCGATCTTTTCCATGTCAG GGGAATGCCATTGAATACAACAGATGACCGCAATAAGAAGTGGCGTCGTATGTCAGATGATGAAAGTGTGTTCGTTTACAGAGACGGAACACTGGAACAGCCTCAGGGGACGACACACAACTCTGATCAGGACAGCAATGGCAGTAACAGGGCAACTGGTAATTGCAACTCCGTCATTCGAAGTAAGGGCAACGGTAACACCCCCGCCATCTGCCTCGTTTCCTTGAAAGATATCATTCAGATACTATGA